The Pungitius pungitius chromosome 21, fPunPun2.1, whole genome shotgun sequence genome includes the window CTCTGAcagacgcgcgcgcgcacacacacacacacacatcaacacgcCTGTCACTAGGtcgtaaaacaaaacaaaaacaagagaccAAATGCAGAGAGAGGATGTGGTGTCTCGGTAGATgagtcccccccctctccatttatctctcttttattcattcactTTTCATGTCGCGTAGCCCGAGGATAACCTTGCATGCGCGTGCATGTTCGCGCGTGCGCACCTCAGCCCTTCTCTACTGACCCACGTTTGAACCCATTGGGAGATATCATTTTTTATAACAACACGCACTGTGCGTGTGcacgaggaggcagagagacggTCAAAGTCTCTAGATTAGGGAGAGGGTTATTCAGGACGTAACCTCGCCTCCAGATGAGGGTTCTTGGTGTAAATaacgtgcacgtgcacacaatgtgtgtgtgtgtgtgtgtgtgtgtgtgtgcataactAAACTAAACAAAACCTCCGTCGTGAGTGCAGTGCGGCTCACAGAGGACGGATTAAGACATTCTTCTCGTCCCGTTCTCTGCCGCATTGCTTGAATGCAGCCTCCCTGCAGGCGTCCTCGCTGATCCCCCTAGCGGGGCTAAAGCCAAAGGTAATGAGTGTGTAAACTAGCCTCCCATTGTCTCCGAGAGAACCGgcacctttttttgtgtgctctCAGTTGTCTGCGTGCAACAGGAGGTAGGGATTAAGGATGCGGCCCCCGTGGAACAAATGGCGAGGGCGAGTCGGCCTCCGCGGGCCGGAGGCGGGGCCGAGCGGCAAGCCCACAATTAAAGATGAACTTTGAGTGAACTAATTTAGGTAACGACAGCCTATAAAAGTGCCGGCTGAGCCGCCCGGGAGTCACCGTGGCGGAACCCAACTCTCCAGCTGCAACATGGCCCTGAACACGCTGCTGGCCACCTTCCTGTGCACCATCGTGCTCCCCGTCCTGCTGTTCCTCGTGGCGCTCAAGCTGTGGGAGGTTTACATGATCCGAGGCAGAGATCCGAGCTGCCCGAGGCCGCTGCCCCCCGGATCCATGGGCTTACCGTTCATTGGAGAGACGCTGCAGCTCATCCTGCAGGTAAGCGTTCGTAAACAAAGCGCACGTCGTGTCATGGTTACGTTCGGAGGGAGTCCATGTGCTATTTAAGTGGGTGTCGTGATTAGTATGTTGTATGAATAGCTCCTCTGTGATCGCGGTTTTATTGGTGGATTTGTCAACATGtctatttaattaaaaagtgCACTTCACCAGGATGGTTTTGTTGGGTGCGCGTGCATACAATGCACCGAGCTGGAGCCCTGTGCAGTTCGCTCACCGTGGTGCGTTGGTTCTTGTCCACCTTCGCAGAGGAGAAAGTTTTTGCGCATGAAGCGGCAGAAGTACGGATACATCTACCGCACGCACCTCTTCGGCAACCCCACGGTGCGCGTTACCGGGGCGGACAACGTCCGACAGATTCTGCTGGGGGAGAACCGACTCGTGTCCGTGCAGTGGCCCGCGTCCGTGCGCACCATCCTGGGATCGGACACGCTGTCCAACGTGCACGGTGCCCAACACAAGACCAAGAAAAAGGTGCGTTGAGAAAGAATTTGAAACGGTCGTCAGTGAACGCAGCTCCTGGGGATCCGTGGTCGCTATTTGCTCAGCGTGGAACTTTCCCAATGACTCTTGTTCTTGTTGCTTATTGTTGTATGGTGATGCGCATAATGTTCTGCTTACTGCTTAACTTTAATTAGGCAGCACTGCAACTATCAGCCCTTATTAAGTAATTAATTAAAGCTCAAATTAGGCTAGCCTTATTAGTACCGTTTCTGTGATTTATGTAGCAATGATCGTTTTTGATCTTTGGATCCTAAAAACGTTGTCCTATTTGAATGGAAGTGAAAAAATCTGCATGTGCAGGATGTTCGATAATGTCTGTATTTAAATACTGGTACAATACAAACGCAGGTTACTGCACTGGAGTTATGAAAAATCtcatctgatttaaaaaataactttaataaggacatttgcatttgaaaatgacttggtaagatgtttttttgcagtTCACCAAGGCCAAATATTAAGTTCTACTGTTGGCACATCGAACAGTTGAGCAGCGCAGTCAGTCAGAAATAAAAGCGCACACACTCATCTTCCAAAAATGTAACCGTCTTGCCTTTCTTCAGGCCATCATGCGGGCTTTCTCCACCGAGGCTCTGGAACTCTACATCCCTGTCATCCAGGAGGAGGTGCGGGCCGCGGTGAAGGAGTGGGTGGCCAAGGACTCCTGTGTTCTGGTGTACCCGGAGATGAAGCGGCTGATGTTTCGCATCGCCATGAGGATCCTGCTCGGCTTCAAGCCGGAGCAGATCAAGACCGacgagcagcagctggtggaggctTTTGAGGAAATGATCAAGAACCTGTTCTCTCTGCCCATTGACGTGCCCTTCAGCGGACTGTACAGGGTAAGAGACAAACACATCATTCGTGTACTGCTACACTGCAccattctttttgctttttttaactttaaagctCTGGAAAAGTAATTATAAATCTATTTGGTGACTTACGCTGTGTTTCTCCTGTGCCCTCCATtcatccttccctcctcccaggGTCTGAAGGCGAGGAACTTCATCCACTCCAAGATAGAGGAGAACATCAAGAAGAAAGTGCTGGAGTCGGACAAGGAGTGCAAAGGCCGAGACGCTCTGCAGCAGCTCAtagacagcagcaggaagaacGGGGAACCGTTCAGCATGCAGGTGCTGAAGCCATCTCCTCCCATTTACATGGCCCAATCACACATGTGACAGAACTATAAACCCCTCTAATAAGTTTATTATACATTTTGAGTTGGGGTCTGAACTTTTTCTATGTGTATCCATTTCTGGTTGCAGGCCATTAAGGAGTCTGCTACAGAGCTGTTGTTTGGCGGCCATGAGACCACAGCCAGCACAGCCACCTCTCTGGTTATGTTCCTGGGCCTGAACCCTGAAGTCGTGGATAGACTGAGGCAGGAACTGATGGACAAGGTAATTCCACCGCGCAACTTAAGTTCAATACATGTTTGTTCCAATGCCTTTCTAATAGGGACTGCTGTAATGAACACTCAAAAGTTTAATCTCCATCATTGAtaatatgaagaaaaacatcttctaAAGGTGCTAAATCCCAATCTATTGCTCTGCACAACCCTCAACATGGTGACCACTGCGCCGGCGGCTCCCCGCTAACGGTGCATACAGCGCTAACATGTTTGCAAATGCACTAAATATCCTGTAGAGGACGTTTACACATGAGCAGGAAACTCCGTTCTTGACCGTGGTGTAAACGCAGTGGTGATACAACTCAACTATCTATACAATTCCTATATTAAAATGAAACCGTGAGGTCAGCATATTCTTGCCATAGGGGTAATCCACAGTGAAGCTTCCTCATTCATTAGTAAAAGTGCCATGTTTCTTTGAGCTACTGAAGAACTGATCCTCATCGTCTTTAGGAGGAGCAGGGGATGGACCTACACAGTCTCAACATCGAGGCCTTGGAGCAGTTGAAGTACACAGGCTGTGTCATTAAAGAGACTTTGAGGATCAACCCTCCTGTTCCCGGAGGCTTCAGAGTGGCCCTGAAGACCTTTGAGTTAAATGTAAGTTACCAAAGATCTCTCCGAACCAAATGTGTAAAGGGTAGATTGAGACACGGCTGAAAAGCTGCAGCTACTTACTGATCAGTTCCCTTTTATCAACTCAGGGTTACCAAATTCCCAAAGGCTGGAACGTCATCTACAGCATCTGTGACACCCATGATGTCGCAGAGATCTTCCCCAACAAGGAGGACTTCCAGCCAGAGCGCTTCATGACCAAGCCCTTGTCCGACTCCTCCAGGTTCCAGTACATCCCGTTCGGAGGGGGCTCCAGAATGTGTGTCGGGAAAGAATTTGCAAAAGTCCTGCTGAAGATCTTCCTGGTGGAGGTGGTCACAAAGTGTCACTGGACTCTGTTAAATGGGCCACCCACCATGAAGACAGGACCTACTGTCTATCCTGTTGACAATCTGCCAACCAAGTTCACCAGCTATACATAGAGGTGAAACTGACATGGCAGAAGGTTATTGTTCTACGAGGGAAGTTAGAAGGCATCCCAAAGGCCTCTAATCAGCGGTTTTGCCTCCAAAACCAATGGGGTGTTTGGGGAGTTTTGAAAGTTCTAAAGAAAGCGATCAATGGCTGCATTCACTTCAATTTTTTGACTTTGCATAAATTGTGTATATATTGTAGATGAAGCAAGATCGTATTTTACAGTGTTTATTTTATGATGTTAATacattggatttttataaattTATATATTAGTTTGTTCGAACAAACTAAACGAGAGGCACTATACACAGTCATGGAACACTTTAATCAGCTCAGAGGTGTATCTATAGGATTATGTACATATGTAATGTAGAGTCTGTTTATATAACTTTTTTATCTTACCCAAACTTATTTAAGTATATTATCTTATATTGTATGggctttttatttaataaaacgtATGTGGAGAAtcctgttttttgttatttaatttctATTATATTGTTTCTGTGAGAGTGTGTGGAACACATGGATATTCATTATCTAAGTGTATAAATGACAGAGCTGGAGTACTGTTAGATTAGCATAGTGACTGGAAACAGTGGGAGAGGCCTAGATAGCCGTAAAGCGGGGAAAGCTCCCTAATTAACCCAAGTGGTTGAGAGTTAGAAAGCAGTGAGTTTACTAAACCTCTACGGTTTAACTGCTAACAGCGGAGCATGTTTGGTCGGGTTGCATTGTGGGGGTTTCAGGCACCAGGAGGTGACACAGAAGaagcatgaaataaaaaatctaTACATTTCTTGTGTCTAACCTGTCTGAGACTCAAATCAGCGAGGTACTTATTTTTGTGAGTAGAACTGTTCTTCTCAAACACGTGTGTCCTCGCATTCAGCAGCACAGTTCCAACTGCAGCAGGTCACCAGATATGGCTGCAAGAGCACTCCTTTTATGTTATTTATCTTGGATTTTGGTCAATTTATTAAAAACCCGTTGTACTGATCATAAGATCAGATATTAACAACTTGACAAATCTGTGTAAAACGAGTCTCTTTACAGCAGTGCTTGTGTTGATCTGCAATTACAACCTGATTATAGCACACTAATAAAATGAGATGCAGAGCAGCTCTCCATGGCTTATTTGAAATAGCAAGGTTGCTAATGGCAGTTAATGTTTTTTACTCTATAGACACAGGGTGTCTTAGTggtcctaacacacacacacatccaaactaaaacacacattctATTATCCTTACACAATCAATAAgttgttttgaaaaagaaaatctgagaGAAATCTGGAATCCCTAGAATGAGGGAAAGCAAAGCAGAGGCCTGATGACCCTGGCAGATGAACAGGCCGAGGGTGAAACAGAGTTCACCCTGACAGTTCAGTTTCAGGGCACTGAACCCGTGTAGACCTTCAGTGGAGCCATGGAACTAGGCCCGTAGCACGGGTACCACTGCAGGTTCAGAGAGGAGAGTCCCTCCCTACAACTCCTGCATTGCTCGTGAATGCATATGTTGCAATTTTGTCCATAAAAAATATTCAACACGTGTGCATCCGGGTGTTTTCATTGACCACTGAAAGAAAAGGTGTGTAGCTGGCAGAGGGATAGGCTGAGATGGATAGGATAAGATGATCTGGGTGGTGAAAGTGAACTAAGTATgggaataaaaatgaaaaaatacattctaaattattaccattattCCAGAAAATCCCACGAGTCATTAACTGACCTGTACCCATATTAACAGGAACTATTCTTGTTGTGTGTAGAACCGAGTTATTCAGATGATTTTTTCAGTTTTGAGGCTAGTTATTTCTGCCAGGTGTGTGGTAGGTGCCTGTGAGGAGAGCATGGATTTGCTTCACTCTATCCCTGTGTCCATCTCCTTCCAAAAACACTATTTGCATAGTGCTGGTCCCATCAGCCTAATATTTCTTAATATTTGTATGTCTGTATACTGCTCACGCAGCTCTCGTGGCTGATATGACTCCTCTTTAAAGAATGGAATAAATccctgtatatatacatatatatatcaacTGCCATCTTTGAGGAAAACCTATTTTGGCAGGGATTTGAACACACCCATCACACTAACACTGTTCGTTTAGAACACAAATATGGTCAGAATTTACTGGTAACTTTTTACTGTTCACCAGTAATTGAACGGTGGAAAGTGACCAATGTAACCTGATTTCTGCAGGCTGCTTCTGGTTGTTCAGAATGCACTCATTGACAATGAATGTTCTAGTCTCTACTGTTAGCCTAGCATAGTGACTGGAAACAGTGGGAGAGGCCTAGCTAGACGCAAAGCtggaaatgtgtatatatatatatatataaatgttacacTTTTCCTGGCTTGGTAAATGAGAGCCAGTGTTTCAGCGGGCTAAAGGCAGCTTTACTGGCAGATGTGCTGTGGCCTCTTTCACAACTTGATTCTCTTTCTGGTTCCCTTCTGATTTACACCCAGCTTCCCTCCACTCCATGGCGACTTCTTAGCATTGTACTGTTGTCCGTGGCCCTTGTTTATTACTGTGCTACTTGTGATCATTGGATCCACAAATGCTGAACTGTTGTGCGTATTGTAAGTCACCCTTGATAAGAGTGCGGCTTAATGGCCAAATTCTAATAGTAAATTGCAGTTGACACCTTTATGTCCGGCCATCCTATCCCTGCTAGTCCAGCCCTCGAGCAATGTGAATGAACTTTTCTGAActttgcctcctctcctccttctaaAGAGCGTCTGCTTCCCTCCATTGTTCACCATCACCCAGTGGAG containing:
- the LOC119213381 gene encoding cytochrome P450 26A1, encoding MALNTLLATFLCTIVLPVLLFLVALKLWEVYMIRGRDPSCPRPLPPGSMGLPFIGETLQLILQRRKFLRMKRQKYGYIYRTHLFGNPTVRVTGADNVRQILLGENRLVSVQWPASVRTILGSDTLSNVHGAQHKTKKKAIMRAFSTEALELYIPVIQEEVRAAVKEWVAKDSCVLVYPEMKRLMFRIAMRILLGFKPEQIKTDEQQLVEAFEEMIKNLFSLPIDVPFSGLYRGLKARNFIHSKIEENIKKKVLESDKECKGRDALQQLIDSSRKNGEPFSMQAIKESATELLFGGHETTASTATSLVMFLGLNPEVVDRLRQELMDKEEQGMDLHSLNIEALEQLKYTGCVIKETLRINPPVPGGFRVALKTFELNGYQIPKGWNVIYSICDTHDVAEIFPNKEDFQPERFMTKPLSDSSRFQYIPFGGGSRMCVGKEFAKVLLKIFLVEVVTKCHWTLLNGPPTMKTGPTVYPVDNLPTKFTSYT